In the Topomyia yanbarensis strain Yona2022 chromosome 3, ASM3024719v1, whole genome shotgun sequence genome, one interval contains:
- the LOC131692360 gene encoding thiamine transporter 1-like has protein sequence MDQWRRIAAVLSIFAFIKDFRPSDPFVVQFLNGPWHNITTQDINQQVFPVGTYSYGAQLVVTFLITDYFRYKPLIVLSSLAGLVYWALFIWTSQLRCLQLAEVFYGTYKAADVAFWSYIYVRVERCHYQKITCYTKSAAMAGKFVAAVGSQALLVYGVVNFLDLNYISLAVQTCTATIALLLPAAPRSIYFNRTSPEQRPADQTCPDSIPQTTKVSTTLTIPERLSALQLLWFHVKSAYSNFTVLRYSIWHALASCVYYQTVVYNQVLWRTIGEPAHDMIHWNGAVEAITTICAAGITFSAGFIPSKTLQTRFTLAGLVWILFAQAGSLLVAATTSSMWIAYGAHIFFSVLYSSTSSLLSAQIAQHIFRDSFGLVFGINAAVGSLLQIVLTLAVVDGAGLFQTNIFSQFVVYSCICVAMGALFGGFLLMELGKQWWKCLITLVTDRKRVKLKVTI, from the exons ATGGACCAGTGGCGCAGGATCGCAGCAGTGTTGAGCATATTCGCGTTCATAAAAGACTTCCGACCTAGCGATCCTTTCGTGGTTCAATTTCTTAACGGTCCTTGGCACAACATAACAACACAGGACATTAATCAGCAAGTGTTTCCGGTGGGAACCTATTCCTACGGGGCGCAGCTAGTGGTAACTTTTCTAATTACTGATTACTTCCGTTACAAACCGTTAATCGTGCTGTCCAGCCTGGCCGGACTCGTCTACTGGGCTCTGTTCATCTGGACCTCGCAGCTCAGATGTCTACAGCTGGCGGAGGTTTTCTACGGAACGTACAAGGCGGCAGATGTGGCATTTTGGTCCTACATCTACGTCCGAGTAGAGAGATGCCACTATCAGAAAATCACCTGCTACACAAAGTCAGCAGCAATGGCTGggaaatttgtggcagctgtcgGATCCCAAGCACTCCTGGTGTACGGAGTGGTGAATTTTTTGGATCTGAACTATATATCACTGGCAG ttcaaacaTGCACTGCTACCATCGCATTACTCCTACCAGCCGCACCAAGAAGCATCTACTTCAATCGCACCTCACCAGAGCAACGTCCAGCCGATCAAACATGTCCGGATAGCATTCCTCAAACTACAAAGGTATCCACGACCCTAACGATCCCGGAACGTCTCTCTGCCCTGCAGTTACTCTGGTTCCACGTCAAATCTGCCTACAGCAACTTTACCGTTCTACGGTACAGCATTTGGCACGCCCTGGCCAGCTGCGTCTACTATCAGACGGTAGTGTACAACCAGGTGCTGTGGCGGACAATCGGAGAACCTGCGCACGACATGATTCACTGGAACGGGGCCGTAGAAGCCATTACGACGATCTGCGCTGCGGGCATCACATTCTCCGCCGGATTCATTCCGTCTAAAACCCTGCAAACTAGGTTTACTCTGGCGGGGCTCGTTTGGATCTTGTTTGCACAAGCCGGAAGTCTACTGGTGGCGGCCACGACCAGCAGCATGTGGATCGCTTATGGAGCACATATTTTCTTTAGTGTACTTTACTCCTCTACATCTTCGCTTTTGAGCGCACAGATTGCCCAGCATatatttcgggacagtttcgGCCTAGTGTTCGGTATTAATGCGGCTGTCGGATCTCTACTGCAGATTGTACTCACCTTGGCGGTGGTGGATGGAGCTGGACTATTTCAGACCAATATATTCAGCCAGTTTGTGGTCTACAGTTGTATCTGTGTAGCGATGGGAGCACTGTTCGGCGGTTTTTTGTTGATGGAATTAGGAaagcaatggtggaaatgtctcaTTACTTTGGTTACAGACAGAAAAAGGGTCAAATTAAAAGTGACGATATAG